A region of the Anaerobiospirillum thomasii genome:
GCCATTTTTATGGACAAATTATAAAAATACCCTAATATTGTTCGTTAAGGTTTTTCTGTTTTGGAACATGAAGTGCCTTTGAGTGATTTTTATATTTACTCAGAAGAGGCGTCATTTCAGTTATAAAGTGAAATGACGGTTAGGATTGCACTTGCAAACTTTAAGGAGCCTATTTTGCTTCAGATAAGATTACACGGCCGTGGAGGTCAAGGTGTTGTTACAGCAGCTGAGATGTTATCTTTAGCCGCTTTCTATGAGGAACACCATGCTCAGGCATTTCCTAGCTTTGGTTCAGAGCGTACAGGTGCCCCAGTTGTAGCCTATGCCCGAATTGATGACAAGGAAATTCGTACTCATGAGCCTATTTTAGAGCCAAATGCAGTAGTAGTTCAGGATCGTACTCTGCTGTCAGTTATGGACGTATTCTCAGGTCTGCACCCAGAAGGCTATGCCATTATCAACTCTGCAGATCCAGCTGAGGAAATTGTACCTGAGCTTGTCAAGAAGCTGCCTGCAGGTCACGTTATTACTGTTCCTGCAACTGACTTTGCTATGCAGAAGATTGGTCGCCCACTCCCAGGTGCTCCTATGCTTGCAGCATTAGCAGCCGCCACCGGCGTATTCAAGCTTGAGAGTGTGCAGAAGGCATTCCAGGCACGTTACCCAGGCAAGGTAGGTGATGCAAACGCAGAAACTGCCGCACTTGCTTATAACTACATTATAGAGAATAAGAACGGAGGCCAAAATGCTTAAGCAGATCGAAGGTTCTCTAGGTATTGCTGAGGCAGTTGCCTTATGTCGTCCAGGTGTTGTTTGTGCATATCCTATTTCTCCACAAACCCACATCGTAGAAAATGTTGGTAAGCTTGTTAAGCAGGGCAAGCTTGAGAACTGCGAGTTCATCAACGTAGAATCAGAGTTCTCAGCTCTGTCAGTTTCTATCGGTGCATCAGCAGGTGGTGTTCGTACCTATACTGCAACTGCATCACAGGGTCTGCTCTTCATGGCCGAGGCTGTATACAATGCCTCAGGTTTAGGCCTGCCTATTGTTATGACTGTGGCCTCACGTGCTATCGGCGCTCCAATTAACATCTGGAACGATCACTCAGACTCACTGTCACAGCGTGATTCAGGCTGGCTGCAGTTATTCTGCGAGTCAAACCAGGATGCTCTTGATACCCATATTATGGCCTTTAAGATCGCCGAGAAGGTAGGTCTGCCAGTTATGGTATGTATGGACGGTTTCGTATTAACTCACGCTTTCGAGCGTCTTGATGTTCCAGAGCAGGAACTTGTTGACAAGTTCTTAAAGACCTATGAGCCACAGGAGTTCTTAGATCCAAACGAACCTATTTCCATGGGTGCCATGGTTGGTCCTGAGGCCTTTACTGAAGTACGTCTGCTGCAGCACCGCAAGATGTTAAAGGCTATTGACGTAATTGAAGAGGTAACTAAAGAGTACCGTGAGCTCACCGGCAGAAATTCAGGTGGTCTGCTTGACTGCTACAACTGTGAAGATGCCGATGTTAAGCTCGTTATCATGGGTTCTTCTGTTGGTACTGCCAAGGATGCTGTAGATGAGCTTGCCAAGCAGGGCATCAAGGCCGGTATCATTTCTCTCAAATCCTATCGTCCATTCCCTTACGAGGCTATGCGTAAGGCTATTGGCGATACCAAGAAGGTCATCTGCGTTGAAAGAGCATTCTCATTTGGCGCACGCGGTATCATCGGTCCTGAGGTTGAGCGCTCAATGAAGGGTTGCGATACTGAGATCCGTACCGTAATTGCTGGTCTTGGCGGTCGTGCTATTTTAGGCTCAACCATCAAGGGCATTGTTGATGGCGCATTAAACAACAAGTTTACTGACGAAATCACATGGTTTGACGTAGACAGCAGTACTTTAAATGAGTACCTCAAGAAGTCAGAGGGTGTTGAATTTGCTGAAGGCCCTATTTCTGAGAGCGCTGTTCTTGACAGCATTAAGAAGGCCTAATTAGGAGAAGTCCATGTTAGAAAAGATTAATTTCTATCAGACAGGTTCAAACACAATCGGTAACCGTCTGCTAAATCCATCAATGCGTGCAGAACAGGCCTCAACAGAGCGTAACAACTCTCTGAACTCAGGCCACAGAGCCTGTCAGGGCTGTGGTGAGGCATTAGGTGCACGTTATGCCATCGACACAGCTATGCGCGCTACCAACAATCAGCTGATTGTATGTAATGCCACAGGCTGTCTTGAGGTATTCTCTACCCCATATCCAGAATCAGCATGGAAATTACCATGGATTCACTCACTCTTTGGTAACGCCGCAGCTGTTGGTACAGGTTTAGCTGCAGCAGCCCGCATCCGTGCCAAGATGACCGGCAGCGACACTGTAGCCCGCGTTATTGCCCAGGGCGGTGACGGTGGTACCACCGATATCGGTTTTGGTCCACTCTCAGGTATGTTTGAGCGTAATGACGATGTTCTTTACATCTGCTACGACAACGAAGCCTACATGAACACCGGTGTACAGCGTTCATCAGCTACCCCACCTGCAGCCCGTACTGCCACCACTCAGTTAGTAGGTGAGCACCCAGGTGCTGACTTTGGTAAGGGTAAGAACGTTCCTCTTATCGCCATGGCTCACGGTATTCCTTACGTAGCAACTGCAACTGTTGCTGACTTAAAGGATCTTGAGTACAAGGTTGAGAAGGCCATGTCATACCACGGCGCTCGTTATATTCAGATTCTTGTTCCATGCCCATTAGGCTGGGGCTGTGCCTCTTCATCTACTGTTACAGTAGCCCGTCTTGCCTGCGAGACCGGTTTCTACCCAGTATTTGAGGCAGAATACGGCAAGGTAACCTCAGTACGTCATATTCGTCAGAAGCAGCCAGTTGAGAACTACTTAAAGCTTCAGAGACGTTATGCTCACTTAACCGGCAAGAAGGCCGATCCTAAGATCTTAGCTCAGTTACAGGCTATGTGCGATGAGAACATCAAGCAGTTTGGTCTGATGAGCGACAGCGTACAGGAGAGCCCAACCGCTGTTCAGGCTTTCGAGCGTAAAGAGAACATGTTATAGGAGCTTGAACGATCATGATGAATAAACCATTTGCAACAACACTAGATCCATATTCTTCATTAGAGAACCACACAGGTTCATGGCGTACTCTGCGCCCTGTTAATGTTTTCAAGCTGCCTCCTTGCAACAAGCAGTGCCCAGCTGGTGAGAACATTCAGCAGTGGTTATACTACGCCTCAGAGGGTGACTATGAGCACGCCTGGCGCGTATTAGTCGAGGACAATCCATTCCCAGCATGTATGGGCCGTGTCTGCTATCACACCTGTGAAGGCAAGTGCAA
Encoded here:
- a CDS encoding 2-oxoacid:acceptor oxidoreductase family protein; translated protein: MLQIRLHGRGGQGVVTAAEMLSLAAFYEEHHAQAFPSFGSERTGAPVVAYARIDDKEIRTHEPILEPNAVVVQDRTLLSVMDVFSGLHPEGYAIINSADPAEEIVPELVKKLPAGHVITVPATDFAMQKIGRPLPGAPMLAALAAATGVFKLESVQKAFQARYPGKVGDANAETAALAYNYIIENKNGGQNA
- a CDS encoding transketolase C-terminal domain-containing protein — its product is MLKQIEGSLGIAEAVALCRPGVVCAYPISPQTHIVENVGKLVKQGKLENCEFINVESEFSALSVSIGASAGGVRTYTATASQGLLFMAEAVYNASGLGLPIVMTVASRAIGAPINIWNDHSDSLSQRDSGWLQLFCESNQDALDTHIMAFKIAEKVGLPVMVCMDGFVLTHAFERLDVPEQELVDKFLKTYEPQEFLDPNEPISMGAMVGPEAFTEVRLLQHRKMLKAIDVIEEVTKEYRELTGRNSGGLLDCYNCEDADVKLVIMGSSVGTAKDAVDELAKQGIKAGIISLKSYRPFPYEAMRKAIGDTKKVICVERAFSFGARGIIGPEVERSMKGCDTEIRTVIAGLGGRAILGSTIKGIVDGALNNKFTDEITWFDVDSSTLNEYLKKSEGVEFAEGPISESAVLDSIKKA
- a CDS encoding thiamine pyrophosphate-dependent enzyme gives rise to the protein MLEKINFYQTGSNTIGNRLLNPSMRAEQASTERNNSLNSGHRACQGCGEALGARYAIDTAMRATNNQLIVCNATGCLEVFSTPYPESAWKLPWIHSLFGNAAAVGTGLAAAARIRAKMTGSDTVARVIAQGGDGGTTDIGFGPLSGMFERNDDVLYICYDNEAYMNTGVQRSSATPPAARTATTQLVGEHPGADFGKGKNVPLIAMAHGIPYVATATVADLKDLEYKVEKAMSYHGARYIQILVPCPLGWGCASSSTVTVARLACETGFYPVFEAEYGKVTSVRHIRQKQPVENYLKLQRRYAHLTGKKADPKILAQLQAMCDENIKQFGLMSDSVQESPTAVQAFERKENML